Part of the Oscillospiraceae bacterium genome, ATTCAATGGCTTGCGGGCAATTACAGCGTTCGGGTGCCGGACTCCAATAACTGATAACGCCGAAAATCATTATTCCTTGATATAAGAGTTCTTTGCCACAGTATTTACATTTTTCGGATTTAGGAGGCGGTGTCGCACATTTTAAACCTAAATCAACGCATTCTTTTGTTGTGAACACCGTTTTGGGCTTTTCATCACTTTTTAGTAAGATATTCTGGGAGTTCAGTCCTGAATCCGGTGCTCCTGTGATAGGTTCCATTATTATTCACAATCTCCTGTTCATATTGATTTTCCCACTCCATGCCGTTCAGCCATGTAGCCGGATGAGGCGTGAAGCGTTCTTCTTTAAATCTTCCATCACACTTTTTAGCAGTTTCGACCGAAGTAATAATTTTTTCGGTCAAACTGTCATCAGGGTTTATTTTTGCCCATGCCTTTATAGCCTGCCCCTTGCTCACTTTACGTGGGTAATGTTCCCAAAAGCGTTCAAACCGTTCAGCGAGTTCCACCGTCTTCGCTTTTCGGTCGCTTGCCGGATATATAGATTCATCAGTACTTGATTCTTTAGTGTTTGATTCATAAGTACTGGATACGTTAGTATTTACTTGTCCTTGGTTTACCACCGCTGGATGATCCACCGCTGGTTCATCCACCGCTGGGTTATCCACCCCTGGGTCATCCACCCCTGGTAAACCTATATGTGGATTTTCAAATATATCGTAAATGTATTCGTATTTACCGTTTTCGGAATTCCTAATTTTTGTTATAGTCAAATATCCGAATTTTTTAAGTTCATTAAGCGTGTTTTTTATAGCGGTTTCTTTCTCTTTTCGAATAGAACAAAGCCCCGCTATTGAATAATCCCAATTATCCGGCAATGAAAGCATCAAAGAGAGCAATCCAATGGCTTGCAAACTCATGCTTTTTTCTTTAAAATGAGTATTTGACATTACAGTAAAATCTGATGTTTTATGTACTCGCATTACCATTTATGTTTCACTTCTTTCTTGTTCTCTGTGCTGGTGCATATAAATGTATTCGCCGTTTCTTCCGATATTTTGGTATATCCATGCGTCGCACCGCGCTTTTGAAAGGTGATTTACCATAGCGTCCCTCTCGTAGGCGTATTCTCCGGTAGCTTCCTTTTCGCGCATCCGTTCGCGGATATCCGCGTCTTCGTAGTTTGCCTCAACAAGATACAAATCATAGTGTTTAGCTTCAATACCGGCTAGTGTCACGGTGTCAGTAGCGTAAATTATTTTTCCATGAGGTAAATGTACCTTGTAACCCATGTTGGGTACATTGTGTTGAAGCTTTACCGGGATAACCTTACATATACCGTAGTTATACTCTGTACCTGCGCTTAAAATGTCAATCCGATCTTTCCGGACTCCTGCCTCGACAAGCTGCGGCGTGAGCCACACTCCGGATCCGAACCGGAGTGTGGGACGCTCTGCCGCAAGGCGTCTAATGGTTGCATGGTTGAAATGATCTCCGTGGATATGGGTGAGAAGCACAAGTTTCAACGATTTAATAAATGGTTGAATAGACTTGTACGAAACACCGCAATCGATGAGTATATTGTCATTCAGCACAACGGCATTTCCATCGGAGCCCGTGTTTATAATTGAATACTGAATATTACACATCGCTTATGTTGATTTTCTTCGGACCGGCGCTCTCTGTCGGCTGAGCCGCTTCCGGATATTCAGTAAATTGCTCCTGGGGTTCGGGTTCGTCTGCTTTTTCGGGAATGAGTGAGCCGTTATTACTCTTTATCGCATATGAATCGCTGTCGTAAGCTGACTGCATCGCAGATGACATTACTCCCCATTTGCTTACAAGCTGCCGTAACATCGTCTTCTTTGCCATATCGTCAAAGCTCTTGTACCAATATGATGAATATTTCCACATTTCATCTGCCGGTATTTCATTGTTTTGGAGCCGTGTATAGTCAGCTGCTGAGAAAGCAGCTGAATATGTATTGGCATGCTGCATCATTTTTTCTTTTGACCAATAAAGCGTTTTCTTAAAACCGTTTAAGTATTCAAAATACGCCATATAACC contains:
- a CDS encoding MBL fold metallo-hydrolase, whose protein sequence is MLNDNILIDCGVSYKSIQPFIKSLKLVLLTHIHGDHFNHATIRRLAAERPTLRFGSGVWLTPQLVEAGVRKDRIDILSAGTEYNYGICKVIPVKLQHNVPNMGYKVHLPHGKIIYATDTVTLAGIEAKHYDLYLVEANYEDADIRERMREKEATGEYAYERDAMVNHLSKARCDAWIYQNIGRNGEYIYMHQHREQERSET